The genome window taaaaacactcacaaaatttgagtttgctattcacaagaagcattgtctgatgtgaaccatgcctcgaacaaaagatatctcagaagacctaagattaagaactGTTGACTTGCaaaaagctggaaagggttacaaaatgatctctaaaagccttgatgttcatcagtttacggtaagacaaattgtctataaatggagtaagttcagcactgtttctactctccctaggagtggctgcCTGTAAGAGCACcttgcagaatgctcaatgaggttaagaagaattctagagtgtcagctaaaaacttacagaaatctctggaacatgctaccatctctgttgacaagtctacaatacgtaaaacactaaacaagaatggtgttcatgggaggacaccacggaagaagccactgcggaccaaaaaaaacattgttgcACGTCTGAACTTTTCAAAAGTGTACCTGGATATtctacagcgctactggcaaaatattctgtggacagatgaaactacagttgagttgtttggaaggaacacacaacactatgtgttgaGAAGAAAaatgcacagcacaccaacatcagaacctcatcccaactgtaaagtatggtggagggagcatcatggttttggctgttttgctgcctcagggcctggacagcttgctatcatcaacaggaaaaatgaattcccaagtttatcaagacattttgcaggagaacgtTAGTCTCTGTCCACcagttgaagctcaacagaagttgggtgatgcaacaggacaacaacccaaaacgcagaagtaaatcaacaacagaagaaaatacacctactggagtggcccagtcagagtcctgacttcaacccgattgagatgctgtggcatgacctcaagagagcagttcacaccagacatcacaagaatattgctgaactgaaacagatttgtaaagaggaatggcccaaaattcctcctgatcgttgtgcaggtctgatccgcaacaccagaaaatgtttggttgaggttattgctgccaaaggagggtcaaccagttaaatccaagggttcacatactttttccaccttgcactgtgaatgtttacatggtgtgttcaataaagacgtGAAAAAgtattgtttgtgttattagtttaagcagactgtttgtctattgttgtgacctagatgaagatcaaattTCATGACCAATTAATGCAGAAATCCAGATATTCACATACTACTGCCACTGTACATGTCAGTAGTATAAACACCTGTACAGTTGATTACTGCTCTTTGGGTTGTTAATCAGATTCATCCCACCATTCTTGATTTTCCTTTTCCCCTTCTTACATTTTAATTGTCTAACATTTGTCTGCATTGTTAGGTGCTAGAAACATAAGTATTTTGCTGCACCCGCTAAACTGTGTATGCGACCAAAACTTTGATCACATACTGCAACACCTTTACTACACAGCTGAGCTGGACCTGAAGACTTGTGCTTTCATTTGACAGCAGTGCTTTACAAGGTATCACTGCCCCCCCACCCCAATGTTGTTTTGAAGCCTTTGGAGAGCTAACACTGGATTTCCACTTTGGTAAACCATAAAAAATACATAAGCATGGAATTTAATTCAGATAATTTGTCATCTTATAGATACTTACCCAACTCAAACAATAATCAACCAAACTATAGTATATTACATGTTAAATAACATAAGATGAAACAAATGAAAGTACTTTGAAATGACATAGTTACACTTAACATTGAAGTAAATAGGTGCTCCCTTGGTTAAAACAAATGCAAAGTAAACTGAGAATTTAGTTTTCAGGAACGTTAAAGATTTATCTCATGCTAAAAATATTGACACACTTTTTTAACGTAACATTGGGTAAAGTTTAAGACGAGAATATAATACAACTTACAATACATACATGTTAAAAATGGACCCTTATTCCCGCTGTGGCAAAATCTGGTTGGCTCAGCGCAAAGCTGTAGCAAAGCCACGCATGCTCTGTCAAACCTGTGCTCAATGTCATAAATCACAGTACACTTGTCTGTGTTATTGTGCCGTCTGCCTAGCAAAACCATTGATCCAGGGTTATGTGCTTCAGTTTAGATAAGTCCTGGTGTGTGTGCCTCTCACTGATGCTATTCCAACAACACAACTTACAGGTGTATCCCTCAGTAAGGTGTATCCCTCAGTAAGGTGTATCCCTCAGTAAGGTGTATCCCTCAGTAAGGTGTATCCCTCAGTAAGGTGTATCCCTCAGTAAGGTGTATCCCTCAGTAAGGTGTATCCCTCAGTAAGGTGTATCCCTCAGTAAGGTGTATCCCTCAGTAAGGTGTATCCCTCAGTAAGGTGTATCCCTCAGTAAGCGCTTGCGTAAAAAATTCTGATGACAAAGTGTTTGTGTAAGATATCTGCTCTCCACATTGTGCCTCCCTGCTCTCAACCCTACGGCTCCCCTATCCCTTTCACATTCCCTCACCCTTCCTTTCCCCTCTTTCTTCACCTCCCTCATACTTTCTGTCATCCACCCTACGAGAGTGGATGTTGGAAACATGCAGATCAGTCTAAGTAAGTTTAGGGCACCGTTCTGCATGgctccctacatagtgcaatatttttgaccagggcacacagggctctggtccaaagtagtgcactatatagtgaatagggtgccatttgggtcataACCTATGTATCTAGGCAACCCAATCCATTGAACCCAGCTGATCCTATTCAGTTTGCCTTGAGTGAAATGAAGAGGATTTAATCCAACATGGCATCCAGCTGGTCAGCGAGGTCACCAAACATGTTGCCGATGTCATCCAGAATATTCCCTGCTGCTTTCACTGTGCCACTGCCACtggaatagagagaggagagtgttaacacagtgagtgtgtgtgtgtatatgtgtctgccgcatgtgtgtgtgtcttacccgtCAGTGTAGTCCTGAGCCAGTTTCCTCTCTACATCTTTCAGCGCTTCCTCGAGTGATGTGCTGGTCTCATCCAGCCTCCTCTGAACCAGTACCTCCGAGCAGGCCTTACCAGTCTGGGCCTTTACTGCTCGCCCTACCTGGCCTGGAGGCCCTGAGGTGCGGTAGGATGAAACGGGGGCTGCCTGGGCTGGGGAAGTGAAAACCACACTCTGGACCACATTGAGAGTCACACCAGGGGAACGGGCTGTAGGGGCTGACGTTATGGATGTGCTGCGCTGGGGAAGTCTAGAGACAGTAGCAGGCATCTGGTGATTTACTGGCTTGGATGTTATTGTTTTCTGTGGACTGGCTGGTTTGGTTGATGTTACTAGTTTCTGTGGATTGATTGGTATAGAGTTGGTTGTGCGTGTATTTTGTGGGCTGGCTGGTATATGGATATTTGCCCGTGTCTGTTGACTGGCTGGTCTTGATGAAGTTGTGTGTATTTGTTGATTGGCTGGTATAGGAGTGGTTATATGGTTGTGTGTGCTGCCTAATTTGGACGTTGTTGCTGTCTTCTGTTGACTGCCTGGTTTAGATGTAGTTGTGTGTATCTGTTGACCAGCTGGTTTGAGGGGAGGGCTGGTTGGTTTGGAGGACAGAGGTGGTTTCTGGCCTTTCCCTGTCGATCCTACTCTCTGTAAACTGCGCTCTGACCTCACACCTGCTTCCTCCTCACTCTGTATGTctccgtttgtgtgtgtgtgggagccgTTGGACCGGCTGTGTGTGTgcggctgtgtgtgtgcgtcatcTTCGCTGGGGGTAAAGATctcatccagtgtgtgtgtgtcccggtcTTTGGGCTGACGCCGCCGTTTGACCGTGTCCGACTCTTTGAGGTTGAACTCTGGGACCTCCAGGGACTTTGGGGGCTGCATATTTGGGTCTTCTAGAGAAGCCTGGGGTTGGATTTCAGGCTCTGCCCGGCAACCTGCTCCCAACCTGGGCCGCTGTTTGATGGTGAGGTTGCCCTCCTCCGCGAAGGGGAGGTTCTCACTGGAGCTCCTCTGAAGCGATGTAGAGCTTTCCAATACTGAAccactcttcctccctctctccccctcctcttctgggattctctctatccctccatctctatccctccGCTCGCTCCCCATCCTCCTCAGGCCTTCCAGCCCCAGAGCGGGTACAGGTTTGTGGGAGGCGAGGGTGGGGGTGCGTGGGGAGGGTAACTCTACCCCCTTAGAGGGACTGCCCCTGGGCCCGGACCCCTGTAGCCTGGCTGCGATGCTCCTCACACTGCCTGCACTCTCAGTCTCCACCCCTGGCACCTCCACTGACACTACTGCTGCTCCTCCTGATTCATTGGCCTGGCTGCCACTCACCGAGCTCAACCTCTTAGGTGGCGGTGGGGGCGGGCCTTTGCGGCGAGAGCGCACAGCGAATGTGTGGCTCCGGCTGATGTGGCGTTGGACGGCGGAGGATTGGCTGCGGCCTGGTTTGCGTCCTAGTGTGGCGTACGCGGGCATGGTCACCGGGGGAACGGATTCCTGCGCCGATAACTCATCGTCTTCCGGTTCTCCATCTGACAGGGAATAGTGGGTCAGACTCTGGATGCGTTTCTTAGGGCCCTTAAGCGCCTCTGTGttgaggcctagtcctgggaggggGACAGCTCCAGCATGGGGCTTGGATAGACCACGCTGGCCCAGATCGGTACCTCCTCCCTGGGTGTGGAGGTAACTGAAGGtcctctgtgtgggggaggcctggggagagaaggaggggcgGTGGTGGTGGGTAGGGGACTGGCAGGGTTTGGGTTTACTGGGCACAGCTGGGTAGGCGAAGCGGGGCATCTTGCtgggggtgagaggaggggtgATAGGGGTGATGGGTAGTTTAGTGGGGGGCTGGCGCAGCTGGTCTGACCACAACTCTGTGGGtctctgcatgtctctctctggactccctcctcccccctgtctCGCCCATCTTCCTCCCACTCCCCCCAGGCTCTCGTCTGAGCGACTGTACGCTCCAGCCGATGCCAGAGTCTGTTGGTGAAGCTCTTGGGAATATCCTGAAAAATTCCCAGAATTCCCAGATCCGCGGGAGCGCGTTCCAATGCTCTCCTGGCTGAGCGACATCGGCGACACCACACCCCTCACCACACCTCTCACACCCATCCCAAACCCCCCTatccccacccctcctcctcctgccctgCCCATCATGGCGTTTTGTAGCTCTGTGCTCAGCTCGCTGTCCTGAAAGGAAAGGAGGGGTGACCTGGGAGTGTGGGGGGATGGGGGGCAGCAGTCGGCAGGGGGCTCGGGGGGCTCGATAGCCACCAGCTCCAGAGCCGCGAGGGGTTTACTACACCGTAGCGTGCCGGAGCCATTGGCATGGTGACGAGAACGATGCAGGTCGCATAAACGCTTCACGGCTAACATCAGCTTCTTCtgatgacctgagagagagacaaaataaaTTCAACACAAATTGTAGAAAAAGAACTATGAAAGATAATGATGATAAAAAGTGGTTAAAAGGGTTGATCATTGGTTGTCGACACCAAGGCTGTTATATTGGTGAGGGGGAATGTGTCCgagagctctcacacacacactgctgacagACAGATGACCTTGCTTTGTGTCAGTGCATCTGCAGTGTGTGTCCCCGTGCGTGTGAAAATCCCTTACCCAGTTTAGTGATTCCTATCTCCGATAACTCTTCCCATGTGATATCCTTGACGATGCTGATGGTGTCATAACCGTTCTCACACAGTCTTTTCTGGTACTGAGGGAGACCAATCGCACTCAACCACTCTGACAgctcagactgacagagagaatgagagagagatggagagggaaacaAAGAAACAGCATTTATTCAataagagtgagacagagagagacagagggacagagagacagagggacagagggtgtGCTTCTTGTCCAATGGTTGTACGACAAAACACAGTTACTGCTGATTGTAAAGCTGTACATGAAACACAAAGAACTAATTATTATTAATGAcatagagagagatgtggagtcTATCAAAGGCCTGTTGTTATCAGCCATAAGTGTGTACAGAGTGCAAAGGTCATGTGAAAGTCTCTTACAGGGATGTAGTCAGGTAGCCATTCTGGGATGTTTAGGTTGCCTATCTCCATGGAGATCTTCTTACGGTGGCCTGGCTTGGTCACACCGATAGCTGTCAGGTCCTGGAGAGACACACACCATGTTAGAAAGCCTCATGACTAGGCTGTCAATGATAAAATGACTACAGAACACATTCATCCATGCTCGTTAATTGTGTTGACCTAAAAAGAGGTAAATGTGTTATTAATCAATAAATGTGTGAATGGGGTAATACAATCCAGTGTCTGACCTCTGGGGTCATCCTACTGATAGTAGGCACATCGTATCCTGTTGTAAGGAAGTTAGCAGTGTAGCTCTCCAGCTGGAACTCACACAACCATTGGTAGATGGCCTCAGAGTCCTATAGACAGAGAACAGAAGGTTATCACACATGCACAACCAAACCAcatgaggttggtggcaccttaattggggaggacgggctcttcgtattggctggaacggaataaatggaatggtaattgcactcaaatcaaatcaaatggtttccatgtgtttgataccattccataccactcccctcagcagcctcctgtgacacacgcacacatggacgaacggaccccccccccccatatattCAACTCACCCTGCCCTCAAGGAGCTGATCTGGACGCATGAAGCCACCCTGCTCCCCCGACCGAGTACTACCGCTGACCTGATGACGCAGACCacctgggaaagagagagattcaAAAATCACCAAAATCAATGCACAGAGGCCACGATGGTAGAGCATGGCAACACctggatagtgggtttgatacgggaccacccatatgtaaaaaatgtatgcacgcattacTTTGtccctttggataaaagtgtctgctaaaatggcaTATACATtgagtacaccaaacattaggaacaccttcctaatattgagttacacccccttttgccatcagaacagcctcaagtcGTCtgaacacaatccatgtctcaattgtctcaaggcttaaaaatccttctttaaactgcctcctccctttcatctgcactgattgaagtggatttaacaagtgacatcaataagggatcatagctttcacctggtcagtctatgtcaaggaAAAAGCaggttttcttaattttttgtATACTCAGCGATGTATCACTAACAGCCTACTGTAACAGCAAGCTGAATGAAGGACTGAGGTAAAGCTGTATTATCTTGTAGATCTGTAGGGTCAGTCAGATTACTGCAGCTCACTGAAGAATGCATCTTCAccattcctctctgtctctccctctttcacctgGGGCAATGGTTTGATCCCAACCTCTCTCCTTCATTACAAACATGTCAGGGCCCCatcccccccttctccctccagaGGTGAAGAAAGCACCTGAGAGAGAGGTATTTGGCCCAGAGGGTATAGAGGCccatgtgtttgtgtctgtacGCACCTCATCAACCATCAACCCCTACATCCAAAACACACTCATGCTTCTACTCACAAGGCTGACAaaaacagagacatagagagagcgcaacagtgagagagcgagagagacagaaaaagctGGAAACAGGGAGAGCTAGAGTACAGGGCATACATTCAGCACACACAGCTTGTATGGACATATCAATGCCATAGGTATACACTGTATCTGGAAGCTAGGCCTAAGCTGAGTAGTGTAGCAGTGAAGTGGAACACAGCGATCACACAGAGTACAGTGAATCACACCTTTATCTGTTTATAAGAATGCTGCCTGAACAGCACACACCTGTCATGTTTCACATCTACTGGTTCTGAAAACAGAACATGACGCTTGAATGAAAGGAACTACAGTGCAGAACTGACTGAATAGGACATGGTCTGTGCCAGTCTTACACATAGACATGACCATACCCACACTAAAAATGTTGCTGTAAACTTACATCAATGTTACACAGTTATCTACTGGAATGATATTTTACAGTACTGTAAAGAGCAATGCATTATGGGGCTCTGGGGCTCAATGGCACAACAACACCGTATCCTAATTATCCAGCACTGTTTCACCACAAAAACCCGGAGTAAATACATATTCACCGCAGAACAGCAGAAAAAAAATGCTCAGGTGAAgaagtaaacaaacaaaacacactttGGTAAACAAAACTCTATGGGTCCATACTTAAGAACATTAGAAAAAAGGTTAAGATTAAACTTTTTCTCCGTTTAAAATGCGCATCTAACAATTCAAATCGTCGACGTAGTTGCACGTGATAAAACGCTACatagctgttcccattacataacctgTCACAGTTAGCATGATGCTAACCTGACCAGGTGGCAGTGATTATGTCCGGTAACAAATTCTGCATCAGCCAATTACAAATTTTGACGTAGACGGACACGACAGAAGACTTGTCAAATGGCACCGACACACACATTTCTACTGGACCAATAACTCACAGTGTAGCGAGTCTGGCGCATGATCTTTTTGCCGTAAGTTTGAATCCCCGGTGAGATATAGCTTTATCCTTTGAAATGTAGAATTACATTTATTTTCATAGTTTGTTGAAAAATGGAAGTGCAGCCAAAACCTTGTATATAATTATATTTAATGAGGAGCTTCTTGGAGTCCCTCTTGTAGACCGATACCTACAGAGGTGTAACGGTAGAACTGCCGGAGAGCACCAGAGCAATACTCTGTCACTTCTCAGAATGCTGGTCTTTATTAAAgtttagatcaaagctgaatacATGTCTCGCAATAACTTCATGATTAATTTGTATTCTACCAAGGCCGAACACACCGAATATAATAGCATAGTGTAACGTTATTGTTAGACTAAAAACACCACTTCATTTCTTATGTAGGCTACACTTACATGTAAAACGTTTTATATGCATTATTAAATTAATCCACTTCGTCACATATGCGTTATTTGAATCGAGCATCAAGGaccagcagtgaacagttttttcCTTAATAAACAAGCTGGACGCGAAGGGGCCTCGAACCCacgtctggtgtggatggacaaaatcaataTGCCTTCGATGGCGCGTTCCCGGTCTACTCAGCATGTTACTGTACCCCGAAGATACAGTCAATCACCTTAGCGGCATACGCCATCCAGTAGCGATGGTATTAGTGGTACATGGCAGATATTTGAGTAacttaaatgttgtgttgatctCCTTTATGTTTTTCCAGTAAAAGCACATGGATGTGTGTTATGCAAAAATGTGCGACTTTTGTCATATATGCGAGAACATGCCTTTCGAATTGTGTCTAATGCTAGTAGCCTAGTCAAGGATGCATCTTGCAATATTGGGACTAAACTTTATAGTAAACCTTGAATGTGGAGGTTTAAAATATCCCTCTGGTCCAAATATCCCTCTGGACCAAATTGACCTATTTTAAGAAATGCCATTGGTTGGTGGATATAAAGTCTAAGATCTTTGATCGGCTGATGAGGAATTTGTTACAGCATAGGGCTAAATGAGCCAGACAGCTAACATGTGGCGTTGTATCACGTGCATCTCAAACTTTGAATAATGTTCGCAAGTATGGACCTCATGTATTTAGCTACAATAATGAAGGTTAGCGGTTTTCGTCATTTAATAttttggaggcagctctgcagagttgtcacgagctggcacagccacaaaatcTAATTtgaaaactaaccctaaccacactgctaaccctaaccttaaattatgaCCAAAAAGcgatttttgttttcatacatttttacaatatagccaatttttacTTTAaaagctggcccatctagcggatatcgctcagttctgcctccaggacaagactcatcccaataaacgtcaacctgccaaAATAACCTTATCTTCTAACTTGCTACATTTAGACTGAAAATAGAGATGAAACCTTTTCACCCTGGCTCTCTGACAGACTACATTTGGGGTTGTTTTTTCCTGTTTCTCCAGGTTGTTTAGGTTAAACAACACACAATGGTAAATGTCTCCAGTAAAATTCTAATCACACTAAAATAAGAGTAATTAATAGCTGAAGAGATTGCAGATAATAACAAGGAATAGCCTGGAGAACTAAGTCTTACCCCTCTGGAACAAGGAAAGTGGTGGAGCTCCTGTCTTTTTGCACCTCATCTCTCTGCCTCTGTGAAACTGAGTCAcaaacatctctctctcatctggctTCTGTTATTCTCTTTCAACCCATCTCCAATGTCTCCCTCTACtctgactctctcgctctctctcacacacagactatgttttgttattctctctcactgtctttgtctgtctcctcccctttctctcttaaccactcactctctctgtcctgttgAAGTCTTTCtgttgtggtctctctccccatcccttcctcctcccttccaGGTCAGGAGCAGCTGATAGAGGTTTGTTCAGGCCTTACTCAGCAGAACACCGTAAGCTGACAGAATACCTGTATCTCTCTTTCCTCTTGTCCTATCCCGAACCCACAGATGAGACCAAAGACTCACTGTGTCTCTTTTTATTGCTTCTGTAGAGAGCTGAGCTTCTGTCCCTGTCCCAAAtggtaacctattccctatatagtgcactacttttgaccagagacctatgggcatgccatttgggactcaacctcTGTCTTTTATGTTTTGTAGTGAGGTGAGCTGGAGCTGAAATCTCCTCATGTATTTTATTGGTTTATAGTGAGGAGATCCGTTGTCTATATTGGTTTGTGGAGAGGTAAGTTTCTGTGTTTATCGGCTGTGTGGAAAGCTGGTTTATGAATTGTTGATGTAGAGGGGTAAGCACTGTATTTCTTTCTCATTTCCCCACTGCCCTGTGGCTGTagctagctactataggcctGGCCTGGGCTAGAAGGTGGATCGTCTGACCTCGTAGACTGAATACAGCTAGTTTGACAAAAAGGCATACAGAATATACTGCATCTACTGAAAATTACAGACAAAATGTCTGTGGGGTTGGCATGGGCAAATGCTGAGTAAAAATAGAGAAAGAGTTGAAGGGAAAgggaagagatgagaggagggtagAGCAGAAGGGTAAGTAGTGTAAAGTAGGGTtgtggtcaattccatttcaattcagaaagtaaatcaAATTCCAATTCTAATTCCAAATGTTGCTAATTGAAAAGTATTcaagagaattggaatttcagtgtacttccggaattgaaatggaattgaccctaaccctggtgCACAGTAGTGTAACTAACCTGTAGTTCCATCAGGTTGTTTGCTGTGGGCTGGTCCTACTGAGCGAAACTGCTGTTCTGAttcaccagcagagggagccagcTACACACAGAAAGAGGAAGATCTTGTTCAGCTATTTGTGGTCCATATATGACTGTTAATAAGGTGAATATACTTTCTAAACATTTTCCTGCAACCAAGTGTAACCTTTAGTTCAGCTAGTGATATCTATAACATTTCAAAAATAATTGCCAGCTCACTGTGCTCACCTTGGCCATGTAGGAACCCAATGTGGCTGTGGTTTGGCGAGTGTGTGACCCGTTCTGTCCAAAGCTGTTCTCGGAGCTCTGCCCACTGCCAGCACTACGACTGCTGCCCACACTACCTGCACTGCTGCCTGCACTGCCAACACTGTTCCTGTCTCCTGctagagggagaatgagagagcgagagagagagggagggagtataaCATTGTGGCAAAGTTTGCTTCTATGGGCACTGTCACCCCtcgtcagggagggagagaaaggaagacagaaagagaggatcAGTGGAGAAGTGTACAGTACAAGATTGGGTCAAGATCAGGGAATCAGCTGGGAATGGACACTTGGACTGGACACTTGGACAGGACACTTGGAGGGGAACAGGTCAGCAGCATGGGTCTTTAGGTGGGGATGGAGGCATTAATTTGGACTTTGAGGGGAAGAGGGTGGTACATCTAGCAGAGTGGGTAAACAGAGGGGCACGGGGTAGTCTGGGTAATTGGGTAGCTGGGTACACACACTCTTACCAGTGTGAGAGTTCCTGAGGACCCATATGTCCTCACTGGGGCTAGCTGGACTAGCTGGGGCTGAAAGGAGACTGCCAGGTGTACAGGTACCTAACAAAAACACATACTGTAAGCCAGGGCTGGTGGAGGTGTGCTGGGGAGTGGGGGCCATGGGGGAGAGCGAGGTCAGAGGACTCCAGGGTGACTCTCAGCGGGTATGGAGTAGGGGTGGGGGTATTGGGGGATTGTCAGGGCCCCAATGGAAACAATAGGCCACTTTGTTTCCACAGAATTGACTTAGTGGATGGAGAGAAGTAGTAGAGATCGAGAACATCTGTAAATAACTGTCACCTATTTTAGATTTAGTCTTTATGATTAAAATACCTTTTAGTCTTAGTCCCATTTCACCCTTCTTAGTTTTAGTTATCAGTCGACTAAAACTCTGGACAATTTTAGTCTAGTTTTAGTCAGTAATTTCTGTCCTATTTTAGGCATTGTAGATTTCACACAAACCTCTAACTTAACTTCCAACATGCACATAATAGCTTCCACTCCCTTAGTCACAGCCATTTTAGTAAATTCatggtcagtgatttattttctaTTAAATGATTAATATTTAGGTTACGTCTAACTTCCATCATGTGCTCATTCAGATAGCCTTATCCAACTAGGCCTACTATCCCCTTGTATACCTTAGCTGGCAACATTGATATTGTGGCAGATTGTAACCAATGCCAGCCATAATTAACCATATACTTTAAAGCCTTGGctacaggttaaacaatttacagCTCAGATTTTTTCCCCATCATAACTGTCATGGGGGTAAATAACATTGGTTTCCTTGAAAAGGGGATAATTTGATCTTTCAAGAAATGCCAGAAGTATTACTGTACTCCTAATATCCAACAAATAGCATTTGTTTTTCCCATAGGAAAAAAGCAACCGCAACTCGCATTTGTGGACGGCGAGAAACCGCATCTGAATGAATAACAGTGCCCGTAGGAAAGTAGAGCTTCTGAAGTGATCAAAGCAAAAATAGCCTACATGAAAGTAAGATAGAGAGTAAACATGATTGTTTCTAGTTGAGGTTAGTTACAAGTCAAGTGTCCTGGCTTTGCATCAGTTCAAAAGATTTAGGGTTGACTGAAGAGAACGCCTGGGAGCTGTGTGGGAGAGCCGTGCAGATCAGCTCAATCAAATCAGATGTCAATTCTGCCAATGAGAGGATTGCATTCAATGATTGGGTAAAACAGATGAAAAAGAGCTTCATGTCAAATTAAATGCCCATTAGTCTCACGTGTAATTATTGTCTCGTCACATTTTCGGTGACTTAAATGAAAAGTAATTTGTAATAGTTAGTGGTTTTTCCAGGGCATTTCTTCTCATAATCGTCATAGTTTTAGTCAGGAAATATTGGTAGTTga of Salmo salar chromosome ssa01, Ssal_v3.1, whole genome shotgun sequence contains these proteins:
- the LOC106612187 gene encoding caskin-2 isoform X3, which gives rise to MGKEQDFLVAVKSGDILLAHKLLAKVKYNKNKLLSSTKRLNINYQDSDGFSALHHAALTGTTELLSLLLEAQATVDIKDTNGMRPLHYAAWQGKADSVLLLLRAGASVNTPSQDGQIPLHLSAQYGHYQVSEMLLQHQSNPCLLNKANKTPLDLACEFGRLKVAQLLLSSNMVVALLEGEGLDGLDSASSNTPLHLAARNGHKDIIRLLLKAGIDINRATKAGTSLHEAALYGKTEVVHLLLDAGIDVNLCNTYNQTALDNVNQFTTSSASKDIKILLREALGSLQVRAVKDYWNLHDPTALNLRAGDLIMVLEQHMDGRWKGYIHDNQRGTDRIGYFPPSVVEVISRRAGGTLSRQVSLPSQRQQHFLSRAPPTSIGPTPQTDDSYTLYYDHAAGDRNSVGSAGSSAGSVGSSRSAGSGQSSENSFGQNGSHTRQTTATLGSYMAKLAPSAGESEQQFRSVGPAHSKQPDGTTGGLRHQVSGSTRSGEQGGFMRPDQLLEGRDSEAIYQWLCEFQLESYTANFLTTGYDVPTISRMTPEDLTAIGVTKPGHRKKISMEIGNLNIPEWLPDYIPSELSEWLSAIGLPQYQKRLCENGYDTISIVKDITWEELSEIGITKLGHQKKLMLAVKRLCDLHRSRHHANGSGTLRCSKPLAALELVAIEPPEPPADCCPPSPHTPRSPLLSFQDSELSTELQNAMMGRAGGGGVGIGGFGMGVRGVVRGVVSPMSLSQESIGTRSRGSGNSGNFSGYSQELHQQTLASAGAYSRSDESLGGVGGRWARQGGGGSPERDMQRPTELWSDQLRQPPTKLPITPITPPLTPSKMPRFAYPAVPSKPKPCQSPTHHHRPSFSPQASPTQRTFSYLHTQGGGTDLGQRGLSKPHAGAVPLPGLGLNTEALKGPKKRIQSLTHYSLSDGEPEDDELSAQESVPPVTMPAYATLGRKPGRSQSSAVQRHISRSHTFAVRSRRKGPPPPPPKRLSSVSGSQANESGGAAVVSVEVPGVETESAGSVRSIAARLQGSGPRGSPSKGVELPSPRTPTLASHKPVPALGLEGLRRMGSERRDRDGGIERIPEEEGERGRKSGSVLESSTSLQRSSSENLPFAEEGNLTIKQRPRLGAGCRAEPEIQPQASLEDPNMQPPKSLEVPEFNLKESDTVKRRRQPKDRDTHTLDEIFTPSEDDAHTQPHTHSRSNGSHTHTNGDIQSEEEAGVRSERSLQRVGSTGKGQKPPLSSKPTSPPLKPAGQQIHTTTSKPGSQQKTATTSKLGSTHNHITTPIPANQQIHTTSSRPASQQTRANIHIPASPQNTRTTNSIPINPQKLVTSTKPASPQKTITSKPVNHQMPATVSRLPQRSTSITSAPTARSPGVTLNVVQSVVFTSPAQAAPVSSYRTSGPPGQVGRAVKAQTGKACSEVLVQRRLDETSTSLEEALKDVERKLAQDYTDGGSGTVKAAGNILDDIGNMFGDLADQLDAMLD